A window of the Penaeus vannamei isolate JL-2024 chromosome 19, ASM4276789v1, whole genome shotgun sequence genome harbors these coding sequences:
- the LOC138864992 gene encoding involucrin-like, which yields MVIFGVPQMVGVILAGCLYWHIRRTEERALLDEWLQSNAKREQRIQRIAMSAAALAGNPADDLGEEDQEEESGLENQEEESGLETTRTEGSTATPTGGPDPPGLRTQQGPQQGPQQGPQQEDPSGLKAQQEAQEEEDPSGLKAQHGPQQEAQEEEDPSGLKAQHGPQHGPQHGPQQEAQEEEDPSGLKAQHGPQLKEAQEEEDSSGLKAQHGPQHGPQHGPQHGPQHGPQHGPQQEAQEEEDPSGLKAQQGPQQEAQEEEDPSGLKAQQGPQQEAQEEEDPSGLKAQQGPQQEAQEEEDPSGLKPQQEAQEEEDPSGLKAQQGPQQGPQEEESPGLEAQEEEESTTQQALQQALQQGLQQEAQEEEESPGLEAQEEEDRLGLKAQEEEESPGLEAQEEEESTTQQALQQALQQALQQGLQQGLQQEAQEEEESPGLEAQEEEAQEEEAQEEEAQEEEAQEEEDRLGLKAQEEEESPGLEALQQALQQALQQALQQALQQGLQQEAQEEEESPGLEAQEEEAQEEEDRLGLKAQEEEESPGLEALQQGLQQGLQQEAQEEEESPGLEAQEEEAQEEEAQEEEDRLGLKAQEEEESPGLEAQEEEESTTQQALQQALQQALQQGLQQGLQQEAQEEEESPGLEAQEEEAQEEEAQEEEDRLGLKAQEEEESPGLEALQQALQQGLQQEAQEEEESPGLEAQEEEAQEEEDRLGLKAQEEEESPGLEAQEEEESTTQQ from the exons ATGGTTATATTTGGAGTCCCTCAGATGGTGGGTGTCATTCTGGCTGGGTGCCTTTACTGGCAT ATACGCCGCACCGAAGAGAGAGCCCTGCTAGATGAGTGGCTGCAGAGCAATGCAAAAAGGGAGCAGAGAATCCAGCGCATTGCAATGTCTGCTGCTGCTTTGGCG GGAAATCCCGCCGACGACCTCGGagaagaggaccaggaggaggaatccggactggagaaccaggaggaggaatccggactggagacCACCCGGACTGAAGGctcaacagcaacaccaacaggaGGCCCAGACCCCCCCGGACTGAGGACCCAACAGGGACCCCAACAGGGACCCCAACAGGGACCCCAACAGGAGGACCCCTCCGGACTGAAGGCCCaacaggaggcccaggaagaggaggacccctCCGGACTGAAGGCCCAACATGGACCCCaacaggaggcccaggaagaggaggacccctCTGGACTGAAGGCCCAACATGGACCCCAACATGGACCTCAACATGGACCCCaacaggaggcccaggaagaggaggacccctCTGGACTGAAGGCTCAACATGGACCCCAACTGAAG gaggcccaggaagaggaggactccTCTGGACTGAAGGCCCAACACGGACCCCAACACGGACCCCAACACGGACCCCAACACGGACCCCAACACGGACCCCAACATGGACCCCaacaggaggcccaggaagaggaggacccctctggactgaaggcccaacagggaccccaacaggaggcccaggaagaggaggacccctctggactgaaggcccaacagggaccccaacaggaggcccaggaagaggaggacccctCCGGACTGAAGGCCCAACAGGGACCCCAACAGGAGGCCCAAGAAGAGGAGGACCCCTCCGGACTGAAGCCCCaacaggaggcccaggaagaggaggacccctCCGGACTGAAGGCCCAACAGGGACCCCAACAGGGACCCcaag aggaggaatcccccggactggaggcccaggaagaggaggaatccacAACACAACAGGCACTCCAACAGGCACTCCAACAGGGACTCCaacaggaggcccaggaagaggaggaatcccccggactggaggcccaggaagaggaggaccgcCTCGGACtgaaggcccaggaagaggaggaatcccccggactggaggcccaggaagaggaggaatccacAACACAACAGGCACTCCAACAGGCACTCCAACAGGCACTCCAACAGGGACTCCAACAGGGACTCCaacaggaggcccaggaagaggaggaatcccccggactggaggcccaggaagaggaggcccaggaagaggaggcccaggaagaggaggcccaggaagaggaggcccaggaagaggaggaccgcCTCGGACtgaaggcccaggaagaggaggaatcccccggactggag GCACTCCAACAGGCACTCCAACAGGCACTCCAACAGGCACTCCAACAGGCACTCCAACAGGGACTCCaacaggaggcccaggaagaggaggaatcccccggactggaggcccaggaagaggaggcccaggaagaggaggaccgcCTCGGACtgaaggcccaggaagaggaggaatcccccggactggag GCACTCCAACAGGGACTCCAACAGGGACTCCaacaggaggcccaggaagaggaggaatcccccggactggaggcccaggaagaggaggcccaggaagaggaggcccaggaagaggaggaccgcCTCGGACtgaaggcccaggaagaggaggaatcccccggactggaggcccaggaagaggaggaatccacAACACAACAGGCACTCCAACAGGCACTCCAACAGGCACTCCAACAGGGACTCCAACAGGGACTCCaacaggaggcccaggaagaggaagaatcccccggactggaggcccaggaagaggaggcccaggaagaggaggcccaggaagaggaggaccgcCTCGGACtgaaggcccaggaagaggaggaatcccccggactggag GCACTCCAACAGGCACTCCAACAGGGACTCCaacaggaggcccaggaagaggaggaatcccccggactggaggcccaggaagaggaggcccAAGAAGAGGAGGACCGCCTCGGACtgaaggcccaggaagaggaggaatcccccggactggaggcccaggaagaggaggaatccacAACACAACAGTGA